Proteins from a genomic interval of Coccinella septempunctata chromosome 2, icCocSept1.1, whole genome shotgun sequence:
- the LOC123307031 gene encoding uncharacterized protein LOC123307031: MNKSEYERKIQSILDSKEFREVPKDPTQTIQNKCNKFITTLCERGYISDQQAKQMKTYNSTCPRIYGNPKVHKPDNPLRPIISSVNSPTSKLAKFVADILKSAYNPNNDYYIKDTFDFANQINDFQLPNNHKIASFDVVNLFGNLDKNNIIKILEKKWEQIQEHANIDKELFLEITLFILENNYCTFRGKFYQQIFGCAMGSEISPILALYVMDDLLDNSISKLKFRIPFIKKFVDDIVLALPEDQIEDTMRCFNSYCKDLQFTIEMEDQEQGVPFLDTKVHRQNNIIKLNWYRKNTSANKFINYHSDHNMNIKINFIKGMKERIIKICHETFKQNALKTLFEILRQNSYPAVLLNKLIYASETTPQPDVQQQEQKDTEEKLYASLPNIKELTSKIKSIFKDEKVLLTTYNKKTVKSLYSTLKDPIPTELKSNVVYQLGCRDCRGVYVGQTSQWVKSRISLHRSDIRRNKDRCALAIHANNLDHQIDLENVKILKIEKNYHKRLIHEMIEIKKGEYTINKKSDIQKLSNIYSYLLEKEKENEFYDGPLDE, from the coding sequence ATGAATAAGAGtgaatatgaaagaaaaatacAGTCTATACTAGATTCAAAAGAATTTAGGGAGGTGCCCAAAGATCCAACccaaactattcaaaataaatgtaatAAATTTATAACCACATTGTGTGAAAGAGGATACATCAGTGATCAGCAAGCTAAGCAAATGAAAACATATAACTCCACATGCCCGAGAATATATGGAAACCCGAAGGTACACAAGCCTGACAACCCGTTGAGACCCATTATATCAAGTGTAAATAGTCCCACGTCAAAACTAGCAAAATTTGTGGCAGACATTCTAAAGTCAGCATACAACCCAAACAATGACTATTATATAAAGGACACATTTGACTTCGCTAACCAAATTAATGATTTCCAACTTCCCAACAACCATAAAATAGCATCATTCGATGTAGTTAACTTATTTGGAAACCTAGAtaaaaataatatcatcaaaatcCTAGAAAAAAAGTGGGAACAAATTCAGGAACATGCAAACATTGATAAGGAACTCTTCCTGGAAATTACACTGTTCATACTCGAAAACAACTACTGTACGTTTCGTGGAAAATTCTACCAGCAAATATTTGGCTGTGCGATGGGGTCAGAAATCAGTCCTATTCTAGCATTATACGTTATGGATGATCTACTTGATAACAGCATAAGTAAACTGAAGTTCAGAATACCCTTTATCAAAAAATTCGTCGATGACATTGTCTTGGCCTTGCCTGAAGATCAGATTGAAGACACAATGAGATGCTTCAACTCCTACTGTAAAGACCTGCAGTTTACTATTGAGATGGAAGATCAGGAGCAAGGAGTTCCTTTTCTCGACACAAAAGTACACCGACAGAACAATATCATTAAGTTAAATTGGTATAGAAAAAATACCTCAGCAAACAAGTTTATAAATTATCACTCTGACcataatatgaatataaaaatcaattttattaaGGGAATGAAAGAGAGAATCATCAAAATATGCCATGAAACCTTCAAACAAAATGCATTGAAAACATTATTCGAGATCCTAAGGCAAAATTCATATCCAGCTGTTTTGTTAAATAAACTTATATATGCGTCGGAGACAACACCCCAGCCTGATGTACAACAGCAAGAACAAAAGGATACAGAAGAGAAGCTTTATGCATCCCTCCCTAATATTAAAGAACTGACTTCCAAGATAAAATCTATTTTCAAAGACGAAAAGGTACTTCTGACAACatacaataaaaaaacagtGAAATCACTATATAGCACTCTCAAGGATCCAATACCAACAGAATTAAAGAGCAATGTGGTCTATCAGCTGGGCTGTCGGGATTGTCGGGGTGTGTATGTTGGCCAGACATCCCAATGGGTTAAAAGCAGAATATCCCTGCACAGATCAGACATCAGAAGAAACAAGGATCGATGTGCACTGGCAATACATGCTAATAACTTGGACCATCAAATTGATCTTGAAAACGTAAAAATactcaaaatagaaaaaaattatcacaaaAGATTAATACATGAAATGATAGAAATCAAAAAGGGTGAATACACTATAAACAAGAAATCGGACATACAAAAACTCAGCAATATTTACAGCTATTtacttgaaaaagaaaaagaaaatgaattctATGACGGTCCATTGGATGAGTGA